CCGCCAGCCTCAGCGGGGCGGCCGACGCCGACTGGGCGCGGGCCGCGGCCCCCCACGTCGACGCCGCGCTGCTCGGGGGGATCGCGCTCGACCCGGCCAGCCGGGCCGCCGCGCGCGACCTCGTCGCCCGCGACCGCTCGGAGTTCCTCCCCGAAGAGCCGCTCGCGTGGATCGACCGGCAGCTCGACCGGCTCGCCGCGGTCCCGGTCCGTCCCGGCGTCAACGTCCGGAGCGCGACCGTCGCCTCGATCCGCGAGGCGGCGGCGCGCTGTGCCGAGCGCGACGCGATCTGCGAGGTGAACGCCCACTGCCGACAGCCCGAACTCCGCGCGGTCGGCTGCGGCGAGTCGCTGCTCCGCGACCCGGACCGACTCGGAGAGTACGTGGCCGCCGCGAGCGAGACGGGGGCGACGACGAGCGTCAAGGTGCGCGCCGAGGTGCCCGGCGTCGACCTCGTCGCCGTCGCGGACGCGGTCGCCGATGCGGGCGCCGACTGGCTCCACGTCGACGCGATGGACTCGGAGGCGGTCGTCTCGGCGATAACTGCGGGGCGGGCGGCCGACGGTTCCGATCGACCGCGGGACGGGCTCACGGTGATAGCGAACAACGGGGTCCGGGGGGCGGAGACCGTCGCCGAGTACGCCGCGTACGGCGCGGACGCCGTGAGCGTCGGGCGGCCGAGCGACCGCCCGGCGGCCCTCTCGCGGATCGCCGACGCCGTGGCCGCGTGGCGCGAGGGGACGTTGCCAGCCCCGGCGGACCGGCCCCGGTCGGAGGCGCGGCCGTGACCTCCGACTCGACCCAGACGGGGACCGAGGAACTCGGGCGGCGGGCCGTCGACGACGCGACCCTCGCGCTCTTACTCGAAGTGGCCGGGACGCCGAAGCCCGGTAACGTCGACCGGAACCGAGACCTCGCGGACCTCCGCTTCGAGACGTTCCTCGGCGGGGCGGTCGGCGCCCGCGAGGGGCTGGAACTGGCCGCCGAGCGCGACGGTGCGGCCCGGATCGGTCGGGCCTTCGAGCGCGCCGTCGCCGGGATGGCGGCGCGGGCGGGGACGAACGCCCAGTTCGGCTGTCTCCTCCTGCTCGCCCCGCTGGTGCGCGCGAGCGTCGAGGCCGGGGCGACGGGCGACGATCTCTCCCCGGAGCGCGTCGAGAGGGTGACCGAGGCGACGACCGTCGAGGACGCCGTCGACTTCTACCGCGCCTTCGAGCACGTCGGCGTCGCGGTCGAGGCACCGCCGCCGGGCGCCGCCGACCTCGACGTGCGGCGCGGAAGCGACGCGGCCCCCGCGCTCCGCGAGCGAGGGGCGACGCTCCGGGACGTGATGGCGCTGTCGGCCGATCCGGCGAGCGCGGCCGACCCCGACGAGTCCGGCGAGGCCACCGCCGACGACCGCGTCCCCGACCGCAACGCCCGAGAGTGGGTCGAGGGGTTCCCGCGGACGTTCCGGGCGGCCGGGTGGATCGAGCGCGACGCGGGCCCGCTGACCGACCGGGCGGCCCGCGCGTTCCTCGGCTTGCTCGCGGCCGAACCGGACACGCTCGTGGCGACGACGCACGACCCGGCGGTCGCGCGCGAAGCCAGCGAGCGGGCGGCTGAGTTGCTCGGGGGACCGGACGAGCGCGTGGAGGCGCTGTCCGGGGTTGGAGCCATCGACGACGCCGCGGTCCACGAGGCCGACCTCGACGCCGCCGAGTCGGTGGCGGCCGACTTCGTCGACACGGGGATAAACCCCGGTACCACCGCGGACATCACCTGTGCGGCGCTGTACGTCGCCCTCCGGCGCGGGGCGGAGGTGGCGCCGTGAGCGAGCGCGACGACGGAGCTCTCACGCTCCCCGGCTGGCCGGTCGGTCTCCGCGGCGTCACCGAGTCCGTCGTGACGACGCTCGGGCCGAACGACCGGTGGAACGTCGCGGCGCTCGGGCTCCACGCTCCGGACGGCCCGAGTGATCCCGTCACCGCGCGGACGTACGGGCGCACGCGGACCTGGCGGAACTTCGAGGCGCGCGGCGAGGGCGTCGTCCAGTTCACGAGCGATCCCCGGACGTTCGTCGACGCCGCGCTGACGGTCCGCGAGGTCGACGACCCCGTGCTCCCGACCGCCGACGCGTGGGTCGAGGTGACCGTCGAGGCGGTCGACAGCGAACGCGAGGGCGACACCACGATCCGGACGTGGGCGCTCGACCCGGCCGAGCACGCGGTCGTGAGCGAGCGGGTGCCGACGGTGAACCGCGGGTTCGGCGCGGTCGTCGACGCCACGGTGGCGGCCTCCCGGCTCGACGTGCCGGGGTTCGAGACGGCGGCGCTGCTGGACCGACTGCGATACTTCGGGGAGGTCGTCGAGCGGTGTGGCGGCCCGGCCGAGCGCGAGGCGTTCGCCCGGATCGACGAGGCGACGGGATGGCGAGAGCGAGCGAGCGACGGGCGGACGGCCGAACGCGACAGCGACGAGACGACGTGACCGTCGCGGACGCGCCTGCGGGCCGCTCGCGGCGTAACGAACCCTTTTAGTTCGGGCCGGCGGTATCGCTCGATATGGCCATCAAGCCCAAGTACATCAAGCAGCTCGGGAACGTCCTGCTTGAGCGGTACCCCGATTCGTTCAACACGGACTTCGAGACGAACAAGGAGAGCGTCACCACGCTGACGACCGTCGAGTCGAAGGGCGTCCGGAACCGGATCGCCGGCTACGTCACCCAGAAGAAGTCGCAGGCGGCCCAGAAGGCGTAACCGCAGTTTCTGCCGGTTCGTTTCGTCGCCGCCGAGCCGCGGGGTTCGCGCCCGCACGCCCGCAGCGGTGCGCCGCCCGACGTTTAAATGCGGAGCCGCGGCCACCTCGTCTCGATGGACGCACTGGTCCGCCCGGTCGTGGAGCCGGGGTTCGCGGCGGCCGCGCTGGCGTGTCTGTTCGGCGGCGTCGCCCTCGGCACCGCGAGCGGGCTCGTGCCGGGGCTCCACGCCAACAACTTCGCGCTGCTTTTGGCCGGTCTCGCCCCCTCCGCGCCCGGCGACCCGCTGCTCGTCGGGGTCGCGATGCTCGGCGCGGGCGTCGTCCACTCGTTTCTCGACATCGTGCCCGCGCTCGCGCTCGGCGTGCCCGACGCCGCGACCGCGGTGGCGGCGCTGCCGGGACACCGGCTCGTCGTGGCCGGGCGAGGCCGCGAGGCGGTCCGGCTGTCGGCCGTCGGGTCGGGCGTGGCCGTCGCGCTCGCGGTACCGCTCGCGGTGCCGATCACGTTCGTCATGGTCCGCGGGTACCCCGTCGTCAGCGACCACCTGCCGCTGGTTTTGAGCGTCGTCGTCGCGTTCTTGGTTCTCACTGAGTCGTCGAAGGAGGCCGCGGTCGCCGGCTGCTGCGCCTTCCTCGCGAGCGCCGCGCTCGGGCTGGCGACCCTCGACGTCGACCCCGCGGCCCCGCTCGACGCCGGCGGCGTCCTCGCGCCGCTTTTCGCCGGCCTGTTCGGCGCGCCGGTGCTCGTCGACGCCCTCGGGGGCGAGGGCGTGCCGCCGCAGGCCGACGCGCGGATCGCGATGAGTCGCCGCGGGCTCGGCGTGAGCGCGGGTGGCGGGTCGCTCGCGGGCGCGGTGGTCGGGTACGTGCCGGGCGTCTCCGCGGCGATCGCGGCGGTCGCAGCGATGCCCGCGGTCCCGCGAGAGGAGTCGGACCGCGGGTTCGTCGTGGCCACGAGCGGCGCGAACACGGCGAACACGATCTTCGCGCTGTTCGCGCTCGTCGCGCTCGGGACGCCGCGAACGGGCGTGACCGTCGCGATCGACCGCGCCGAGGTCCCCTTCGCGCTCCCGATCCTCCTCGTCGCGGCCGCGACCGCCGCGGCGTGTGGGTTCGCGCTCGTGTTGCTGGTCGGCGACACGTACCTCCGCGTCGTCGGGAACGCGGATTACACGCGGCTGTCGATCGGCGTGTTGGGGCTGCTCGTGACGATCTCCTGGCTGTTTGCGGGCTGGTTCGGCGTCGCGATATTCGTCGTCGCCGGCGCGCTGGGGCTCGTCCCGCCGCGGGTCGGCGCCCGACGCGTGCACCTGATGGGCGTGTTGATCGGGCCGCTCATCCTGGGGTGAGCCGCGGTATCTCGTCGCAATCGGCCACGGAGTACGCGGGGCAAAGAACAACGGTTAAAAGTCGCGCGGTGGTGATTTGCTGTATGAGCGAGAGTGAAACGCAGGGCACCCGGCAGTGTGTCTCCTGTGGCATTCAGGTGGCCGGAATGAACGCAGCGCGGTTCTCCTGTCCCGACTGCGGAGAGACGATCCACCGATGCGCGAAATGCCGGAAGCAGAGCAACCTCTATGAGTGTCCCGACTGCGGCTTCCGAGGGCCCTAACAATGGGAGACGTCGCCGCGAAGATCAAGGTCATGCCGGACAGCCCCGACATCGACCTCGACGACCTCCAGGACCGACTCGAAGAGTCGCTGCCGCAGGGCGCGAAGATTCGCGGGTTCCAGCGCGACGACGTCGCGTTCGGGCTCGTCGCGCTGCTCCCGACCGTCATCGTCCCCGACGGAGCGGGCGGCACCGAGGCCGTCGAAGAGGCGTTCAACGACGTCGACGGCGTCGAGTCCGTCGCCGTCGAGAACGTCGGCCGACTGTAGTCGCCGGCGACCGTTTCGCCGACTGCAGACGCGATTTTCGAACGAAGGAGTCCGGGTAGCGTGCCGTGTGGTCGGTCACCCCGCGGGGCGTCCGGCGAACGGCGAACAGACGAGTGTTACGCGGCGTCGGCGAGGGAGTCGGTGATCCACGCGCCGAGGTCGTCGCCCGGAATGAACCCCTCCGCCCGGCGCGCGACCGGCTCCCCGTCGACGAACAACACGAAGAGCGGGACGCTTCGCACGTCGAACCGCTCGACGAGCGGCGGGTCGTCGCGGGGGTTCACGGTGGCCACGGCCACGTCCAACTCGCGGGCGACGTTGCCGAGAACCGGCTCCATGCTCGCGCAGATACCGCAGCCGTCCGTGTAGAACTCGACCACGGCGGCCTCCGCGTCCGCGACGAACGCGTCGAGGGCGGACGCGTCGTCGAGGGGCTTCGGGCGGTTGACTTCCGCGGAAGCGCCGCTCGCGTCCGCGTCGTCTCCTGGCGCAGTCTTGGAATCCATACACATTATTGTCGGCCGGCGATTATAAATGCTCGCACCGGATCGCGGCCGCGGCGAGCGCGGCGCCAACTCGCGTGGGCCGCTTCGGCCGGCGACGTGTTTTTATATGTCCGGTGAAGCAGATACGCCAACACGATGCCACGCGAACAGTACCAAACGAAACTGGAGGGGCTCCGCGACGACGTACTTTATATGAGCGAGGTCGTCGCCGACCAGCTCCGCATGGGACTCAACGCCTTGGAGCGGCAGGACGGCGAACTCGGCGAGAAAGTTATCGCCGGCGACGCCGAGATCAACGAGCTGTACCTCGAGTTGGAAGGGCAGTGTACGGACCTCATCGCGCTCCAGCAGCCGGTCGCGGGCGACCTGCGATTCATCGCCGCGTCGTTTAAGATCATCACCGATCTGGAGCGCATCGCCGACCTCGCGACGAACCTCGGCGAGTACGCCAAACAGCCCGACCGAGAGGTGTTCCCGGACGTCAACGTACAGCGTATCGGCGACGACACGCTGACGATGCTCGACGACGCGATGGCCGCCTACGCCGAGTCGGACTCCGACCGCTGCTTCGCGGTCGCCGAGGCCGACGACGAGGTCGACGCCGCCTGTGAAGCCGCGAGCGACCTCGTCGTCCGCGACCTCATCGAGCGCGACGAACTGCGCGAGACGGGAGACACGGAGGAGACCTTACAGCACGTCTCCCGGCTGCTGCTCACGATTCGCGACCTGGAGCGCGTCGGCGACCACGCGGTCAACATCGCGGCGCGCTCGCTGTACATGATCGAAAACGACGACGAACTGTTGTACTGACGCTCGCGCGGCGAGGCGCCGCGGCGACCCGACGGTAGTCGATCCGGTCGCTTCGGTCGATCCGATCGATCCGGTCGCTTCGGTCGATCCGATCGATCCGGTCGCTTCGGTCGATTCGGTGTGTGTGATCTGAATCGCCGTCCGGACGATCCCGACGGCTACATACGGCGTCCCGACGAGCACCCGCCG
This genomic window from Halorubrum sp. PV6 contains:
- the phoU gene encoding phosphate signaling complex protein PhoU, whose protein sequence is MPREQYQTKLEGLRDDVLYMSEVVADQLRMGLNALERQDGELGEKVIAGDAEINELYLELEGQCTDLIALQQPVAGDLRFIAASFKIITDLERIADLATNLGEYAKQPDREVFPDVNVQRIGDDTLTMLDDAMAAYAESDSDRCFAVAEADDEVDAACEAASDLVVRDLIERDELRETGDTEETLQHVSRLLLTIRDLERVGDHAVNIAARSLYMIENDDELLY
- a CDS encoding tripartite tricarboxylate transporter permease, translating into MDALVRPVVEPGFAAAALACLFGGVALGTASGLVPGLHANNFALLLAGLAPSAPGDPLLVGVAMLGAGVVHSFLDIVPALALGVPDAATAVAALPGHRLVVAGRGREAVRLSAVGSGVAVALAVPLAVPITFVMVRGYPVVSDHLPLVLSVVVAFLVLTESSKEAAVAGCCAFLASAALGLATLDVDPAAPLDAGGVLAPLFAGLFGAPVLVDALGGEGVPPQADARIAMSRRGLGVSAGGGSLAGAVVGYVPGVSAAIAAVAAMPAVPREESDRGFVVATSGANTANTIFALFALVALGTPRTGVTVAIDRAEVPFALPILLVAAATAAACGFALVLLVGDTYLRVVGNADYTRLSIGVLGLLVTISWLFAGWFGVAIFVVAGALGLVPPRVGARRVHLMGVLIGPLILG
- a CDS encoding elongation factor 1-beta; protein product: MGDVAAKIKVMPDSPDIDLDDLQDRLEESLPQGAKIRGFQRDDVAFGLVALLPTVIVPDGAGGTEAVEEAFNDVDGVESVAVENVGRL
- a CDS encoding triphosphoribosyl-dephospho-CoA synthase; amino-acid sequence: MTSDSTQTGTEELGRRAVDDATLALLLEVAGTPKPGNVDRNRDLADLRFETFLGGAVGAREGLELAAERDGAARIGRAFERAVAGMAARAGTNAQFGCLLLLAPLVRASVEAGATGDDLSPERVERVTEATTVEDAVDFYRAFEHVGVAVEAPPPGAADLDVRRGSDAAPALRERGATLRDVMALSADPASAADPDESGEATADDRVPDRNAREWVEGFPRTFRAAGWIERDAGPLTDRAARAFLGLLAAEPDTLVATTHDPAVAREASERAAELLGGPDERVEALSGVGAIDDAAVHEADLDAAESVAADFVDTGINPGTTADITCAALYVALRRGAEVAP
- a CDS encoding 30S ribosomal protein S17e encodes the protein MAIKPKYIKQLGNVLLERYPDSFNTDFETNKESVTTLTTVESKGVRNRIAGYVTQKKSQAAQKA
- a CDS encoding DUF447 domain-containing protein yields the protein MSERDDGALTLPGWPVGLRGVTESVVTTLGPNDRWNVAALGLHAPDGPSDPVTARTYGRTRTWRNFEARGEGVVQFTSDPRTFVDAALTVREVDDPVLPTADAWVEVTVEAVDSEREGDTTIRTWALDPAEHAVVSERVPTVNRGFGAVVDATVAASRLDVPGFETAALLDRLRYFGEVVERCGGPAEREAFARIDEATGWRERASDGRTAERDSDETT
- a CDS encoding co-chaperone YbbN, yielding MDSKTAPGDDADASGASAEVNRPKPLDDASALDAFVADAEAAVVEFYTDGCGICASMEPVLGNVARELDVAVATVNPRDDPPLVERFDVRSVPLFVLFVDGEPVARRAEGFIPGDDLGAWITDSLADAA
- a CDS encoding tRNA-dihydrouridine synthase, which gives rise to MTPTEGAEPAPFLVAASLSGAADADWARAAAPHVDAALLGGIALDPASRAAARDLVARDRSEFLPEEPLAWIDRQLDRLAAVPVRPGVNVRSATVASIREAAARCAERDAICEVNAHCRQPELRAVGCGESLLRDPDRLGEYVAAASETGATTSVKVRAEVPGVDLVAVADAVADAGADWLHVDAMDSEAVVSAITAGRAADGSDRPRDGLTVIANNGVRGAETVAEYAAYGADAVSVGRPSDRPAALSRIADAVAAWREGTLPAPADRPRSEARP
- a CDS encoding HVO_2753 family zinc finger protein, coding for MSESETQGTRQCVSCGIQVAGMNAARFSCPDCGETIHRCAKCRKQSNLYECPDCGFRGP